CCGCCGGAATGTTTATTTTTACATCAGCCCGGGTAAATAGTCTCTATAACAACAATGAAAAAGGGTGGTATTTACATGGATGAAGCAAAATTACATGAATTGATTGATGGGTTAAACGAAGATTTAGCCAATGAATATGCGGCAGTCATTCTTTACACTAACTACGCTGCTGTAGTGAGCGGCTTGTATCGTCAAATCTTAAAGCCTTTCTTTGAAGAAGAAATTCCTGATGAGCAGGGTCACGCTTTATACCTTGCTGAAAAGATTAAAACATTGGGTGGTCAGCCGACAACGACGCCTGCTGCAGTTAAACAAACGGATAATGTGAAGGAAATGCTGGAAGAAGGCCGTAAAGCCGAAGCAGATACCATTGAGCGTTATAAGAAGCGTAAAGAACAAGCCGAGGAATTGGGTCTTGTTGAGCTCAGCATCAAGCTTGATGATATGATCGCCGATGAAACGCATCACCTTGAAGAATTTGACCGTCTGTTAAAGGATCCTTCTTTTAACTAATGATAAAAGACCGCTGTTTTCAGCGGTCTTTTTTACGTTACGATGCGATACCCTTTCCATTCATCCAGCAATAAAGCCTGGTATTTAGGGGTCAGATACCGATCATCGATCAGCTTCAGGACTCCCCTGTCCTCTTCCGAACGGATGAGTCTTCCTCCTGATTGAAATACTTTATTCAACCCGGGATACACATAGGCATAATCATACCCGTTCATTCCCATGCCATTAAAATAATCCCTGATGATTTCCTGTTCCACAGAAGGCTGGGGCAGCCCCACCCCTACCACGATCACACCCTTTAACCGGTCTCCTTTCAGATCGATCCCTTCTGAGAAGATCCCTCCCAGGACCGCAAGACCGATAACGGGTTGTTCTCTATCACTCCGGAACTCCCCGAGGAATTCTTCTCTTTCTCCCTCCCTCATATTCGGTTCCTGAATCAGGACCACGGCGTCCAATGATTCTTTATTCAGCCTGTCATACGCTTCCTGCATATAAGAGTAAGAAGAAAAGAAGACGAGATAATTTCCTTTGTACCCATTGAACGTCTCCTCTATGGAACGCGTAATGATGGGAAGGGTCCGTTCCCTGTCCCTGAATCGGGTGGAAATCGGGTGGATTCCTACCTTCCACTGGTTATGCTCAAATGGGGAAGGAATCAGGAACCGATAATCTTCTTCACTCCCGCCCAGCTGCTGAAAATAGTACGAAAACGGATGCAGTGTAGCAGAGAAAAATACCGATGATTGATACGGACGTGTAACCTGTTTAATAAGCTTCGATGGATCGATGCAGTAAAGTTTCACTTCTAATTCACGGGAGCTTCGCTCAATGAGAAAACGATGTTCCTCAGAGTAGAGATTTGAAATCCTCACAAAACTGATGCTATCGAAATACAACTGCATAAATTCGTCCGACCATTCCCTGCCCGTTTCCCCCAGACACTGTTCAGCAATTTCAATGAAGCTTACTACCGACTCAACGAGTTGATCATCCAATTCGGCCCGGGTGTCAGCACCGTCTTCTTTTTTCAATCGCAGTAATTGTTTATTAACTGCAGTAATTCCCTGCCTCAACCCGTCATGGTCAGGGTACATCTTTTTGATTTGTAAGAAAGCAGACTTTTTCAGGGAGGCAGAATACATTTCCCTTCCCCTTCCTACCAGATTATGGGCCTCGTCTATGAGCAGATTCGTCTTTTTCTTACTTTCATCGCTCATTCTTTTCAAGGAAACCCTCGGATCGAAGATATAGTTATAATCGCAGATGACTCCGTCCACCAGGTAGGAAAGGTCGATGGAATATTCAAAAGGACATACCTTATGCTTTCTCGCGTAGGATTCAAGGATGGGACGCGTGATGATGGTTTCCTGTGTCAAAATATCAATCAGCGCTCCGTTAATGCGATCATAATATCCGTTTGCAAATTCACAATACTCCTTCTGACAAATTGTTTCTTCTTTAAAGCAGATTTTATCTTTTGCCGTGATCGTAACCGTCCTGTGGGCCAGACCCTCTTTTTCCAAAAGAAGAAGGGCCTCTTCTGCCACTGTACGGGTGATCGTCTTTGCCGTCACATAAAACCACCTGCTGTTCCCTTCTTCCATTGCTTTTATGGCAGGGAAAAGGGTGGAGATGGTTTTTCCTGTTCCCGTAGGAGCATTGGCATAAAGGGATTTCGATTCGGATACGGTTTTATATACGGCACCTGCAAGTTTTTTCTGCCCTTTTCGGTACGAAGGATAGGGAAATATCAGATCGGTGACACTTTTCATTTTGTTTTCTTCATTTGTCAGAATCACATTGGCAAACGGTGTATACGCGACCAGGGTTTCATTCACGATGCGTTCAAGCTCTCCAATGGAATAGATTTGCTTGAATGACTTCGTTCTTTCTGATTCAACCTCGATATAGGTTAATTGAACACCCACATGGGAGAGCTGCTTTTCCTTTGCCAGCAGGTATGCATAGCATTCACCCTGAGCCCAGTGAACCCGGCTTCCTTCTTCAATCAATTCCAGTTTTTTTGCCGTCGATTTGATTTCCTCCACGGTCACTTCACTGTCATCATAGTGAATGCCATCACAACGGCCTTCAAGATGATAGACGAGACCACCGGCTGCTTTCTCTCCTTTCAGGAATACTTCCTTTTCATCGCCTTCTTTATATTGTTTCTGCAGTTTCTGATGGAGTCTTGTGCCGTTGACCGCAGAGGAACGAGCCTGAAATCTCAGATCGATGCTCCCTTCCTTATACACAAACTCCACTAACTCCCTGATGGATACCTTCATGATTTTCTTCACGTACGTTTCACCTCCAGTTTTCAAAGGAAATTGATATTCTAACTTTTTTCAGATGTACATATATATTAGACAAGCTGTTCGGAACGGAGGATTCGGGAGAATGAAGGCAAGATTCATCTTTTATTGCATTGGATTACTATCTCTATCATTAGGGGTGTCACTTATTATCAAAGGGGATTTGGGAGCAGCTCCCTGGGATGCACTGGCCGTCGGGGAATCCACCCTGCTTCACCTTTCTATCGGGACATGCATTTTCATGAATGGATGCATTCTCATCCTCATAAACGCACTTTTATTAAAAGAAGGGATCCAATGGTTAGCCGCCCTCTCCATCTTTGTGATCGGGATGATGGTTGATTACTGGATCACGTCCGGTCTCAAAACAATTGAACCCATTGGATTTGTTCAACAACTATCTTTTGTCTTGATCGGCATCCTGCTCCTGGGGATTGGGATTTCCATCTATCTTCAAGCCAAGCTCCCTTCAAGCCCCATGGATACGTTCATGGTGGCGATCCATCACCGGTTCGGGTTAAACTTGCGCAATTCCCGCTTGCTAAATGAAGCGATTGCCATCACCCTCGCCATGGTCTTCCACGGGGCTGTCGGTATCGGAACGGTCATTGTCGCCTGCACGTTAGGCTTTATCATTCATATCTTCTATCCTATCATGGAACGTATGTACGGGAAATGGAGCTGAGGGATTTTTTGATTCAACAAAAAAACACTTAGTCCTTTCCCTAAGCGTTTTGATTATTCATATAAGCATTTTCAAGATTCGAATCAAATTTAGCAGACTGATTTAACGGCAGGCTTATCGTTGCCACTGTTCCTCTATTCACAATGCTTGAATAATGGACATGCCCACCCATGGCGGCGATGATCCGCATGGACACGGATGTTCCGAGACCGGTCCCCTGATCCTTTGTCGTGAAGAAGAGTGTCCCGATTCGTGCGATCTGTTCTTTCGTCATTCCTTTGCCTGTATCTGTTATGGTGATGATCACCTGTGTATGGGTGACTTCCAGATGTATGGTGACACTTCCTTGGGGAGGGGTTGCCTCAATGGCATTCTTGATGATATTGACGAATGCTTGTTTCAATTTATTCCGGTCTGTCAATAAGTACCCGTCTTCCTTCAAGTCCGCCTCAAGATAAACCCCTTCCTTCAATGCGTAGGCATTGAGGAGGACGGTGACATCTGAAAGGACTTCTTTGACATTGATCTTCTCGACCTTTTCGAGCTCCGGCTTGGCGAAGTTCAAATAATCGTTGATGATGTCCTCTGCCCTTCCCAATTCACTTAGTACGATCTTCAAATATTCTTCATGATCACCTTTGACCTGCTTTTTCATTAATTGAAGGAATCCTTTCACAACCGTCAGGGGATTGCGCACTTCATGCGCGATGGAGGCGGCGAGTTCACCAAGAGTATTGAGTTTCTCCGACTTCATGATTTCTTCCCGCATGATCTTCTTTTCAATCATCCATTCATTCAGTTGAGCTGCGAGTCCCACTCCCAGCACCTGGATCCCTCCGAATATAAGGACATAGATACCCATCTCCCGGTTACCCGAAACAGGGACACCGGATAGGAAGGCAAAGGAAAGCAGGATCCCGAGCATGACCAGGGCCGGCCAAAACCCCAGTAACACAGCAAATGTCACTCGTTTTCGTGGAGGGAATGACCAAAAGCGATTGGAAATCAAAAATGGCAGGACTCCTGCCAGGAAAGCACTGATGAATCCAAAGAGAATCGCATCACCCCCATGGATGATACGTGCCGCCAAGATAAACATGAAGACGATGCCCCCGGCTTTCCTTCCACCGTACAACATGGAAAGAACCAATGGGATATACCTGAAATCCCAATACAGCCCAAAGCTTTCAAAGGCGAAAATCAAACACATGAACGCTGCAATCCCATGTAATACACCAATGAAAACAGGGGATTTCCCCAGCCTGTGATTTTCCAGGAGAGAGGTTTGAATGAGAACAGGAGCCAATATAATCAGTACATGTAATAATAATTTCTCAATCAGCATCGAAATGTCTCCCAGAAAAAAGTATTACTTTACACATACGACAAAATTTGGATAAATCCTTTCTCAATAGACATAAAATAACGAAAAAAGTCATAGGGACGGACCTCGGCACTCCTGCCCGGGGTCCGTCCCTCATAAGAAGGTTAATTCAATTGTCCTTTATAGGTGAGGTCTTTGGGGTCGAGGTGGTTGTAGTTGCCCTGGAGTATGTTCTGTATGTCCCCGATGGTTTGTTGGACCGGTACACTCTGTCCTTTCACCTTGGTGAATTCCTCCGCGACATAGAAAGGTTGACTCAAGTATGCTTCGAGTCTCTCTCCTATTTCGAACAGCTCAAGGTCTGCGTCGGGGATTTTATCCTTACCGATCGTATTCATCAAGACGCGGATTTCTTTATATCGCCTTAACACTTTCTTTGCCTTCTTATGGGTCGCAGCGTGGCTTGCATCCAAAGCTTCGTCTTCGAGCAGGATAGATGTCGACTGAACGGGATGAATGGCCGGGTACATTCCACGGGTAGCAAGATCTATGTCGAAATAACACAAGGTATCAAGTGGACCAAACGGGTCATCTTCATCCACTGCTTCTCCGCTTGGATCAAATAAAATGGTGGTGATATCCGGATAGCCCTCTGCTTCGAACCTCTCTCTCAATTCATACAGCTCCCCTGAGACAATAAACGAACGATCAACATACAAGAGAATACTTTCCTTATCCCCCACCAATGAAACCTCCGCAAAGGCATCCCCGATCGTGTGGCATTTCGCATCGACGAATCCTTCAAGGTCACTTAAACCGGGATAAGTTTGATCCGGAGTTATTAAAATGGCATGGTAACCCTTCTCTTTCAATACTTGTGTCATTTCAGCCAAAACGACAAATTGGCCGATCTGGGATCTCGCAACGAATCCGTTGGTCCCCCCCTGAACAATGGGTGCAAATAAATCAAGCGGTTTAATCCCCGTTTCAATCATACTTACTTTCCCTCCTTGAATAATTAATTCATCCAACGTGCAATTTGCCAGGTTTGCAAGGGTCACGATCGTTTTCACTTCGGCGCGGCCCACCGATATTTTCCCTGTACATAAATTGGACACAGTGGCAGGCCTTAATCCCACCGTTTTGGCCGCAGATGTGAGATTCGGTACACGCTTGCGCAGCAATGAAACATTTAACCTCAAATGATCTTTCATGGTAAATATCCCCTCCTTACTTTATAAGGTAATCGATTTTACTTCCAAAAGCAACACTTTTTTATATTTAAAGCGTAATTTTTTTACTTTTAAAAGTAATAATCATTCATGATCACTTATTCCACTTTTTATATTAATCTGAATTTCTCTTACATTATTGTCCTAAATATCCAAGGTCGTACTTATAATGAAAAATAAGATTCTTTATGTAAAAGGATGAACGCAGATGAAAAATACGCATGTACCCCAAACACCCAAAAAACAGCGCATCGTCATCGAGATGATGATCGCTTTCTTTGTCCTGTTTTCCATCATCGTATACTGGCTGCCAGTTGAAAAGGGCACACCACCCCCTTTCTTGCAAAAGGAAAATGAGCGTCCCCTCGTCATTGCCCATCAGGGGGGGAAGCATCTTGCACCCGGGAATACCATTGAAGCGTTCCAAAATGCCGTGGACCTTGGAGCCGATGTCATTGAAACGGATATACATATTACAAAAGACGGCCATTTGGTAACGATTCATGATCCCACAGTTGATGCGACAACGGACGGACGTGGCTATGTAAAGGATTATACGTTGAAAGAGCTCCAACGGCTGGATGCGGCATACTATTTCCAAGATCTGAAGGGGGAATACTCATTCAGAGGAAAACATATATATGTCCCGACCCTAGAGGAAGTATTTCAGCGGTTTCCCGATATGAGGATCAATATTGAAGTGAAAGACGACAACCCGGAAGAACGGATAGAGGAAATGGTACAGAAGTTAATAAAACTGATTGAAGAATACGATATGGAGGATAAAGTCCTCATCGCCTCTTTCGACCAGGACATTATCAATTTAGTCGAAACCTACTCCAAGGGAATGGTTGCCACACAAGGAGGCAAACAAGAGGCAAAAAAATTCGTCATCCTGCATAAACTGTTCATGCGAAATCTTTATAAAACGAGTGTCGACGCTTTTCAACTTCCCCTGCAAGAAGGAAATCTGGACCTGACGCAACCGATTCTGATCTCAGGCGCCCACCGCATCGGCCTTCAGGTACATTACTGGACCGTCAACGACCGGGAAACCATGGAAAGACTCATAAACCTCGGGGCAGACGGCATCATCACCGATCGACCTGATTTATTATTGAACATACTCGGGGAGAGATAATACTTTCTTCTCTACGAAAATTGTAAGACATAAAGATTCCTCACCAAAAACCTACAAAAAAATTACAAATATATTTGTATTATTCATACTATTGACCTATATAAGTATTTGTCAATCTCTGTTAGGCTTAAATTAAGTCAAATGACGAAAGAAGAATAAATATGACAGTAAATGTGTTTTTAGATGATTATCGTCACTGTCCACAAGGGTACATTCTCGCGAAAGACATCGATGAATGTATTGACCTGCTACTTAATTTTTCTATCGCTCATCTCTCACTGGATCACGACTTAGAGAGTAAGACACGTAATGGTTTAATGCTCGTCCACTACATGGTGGAAAAACAGTTATTTGCAGAAAGAATCACGATTCATTCCGCAAACTCTGGCGCGGGCAAAAGAATGTTCAAGTATTTAAAAGAGGCACAGAACGAACGGAAGATGCCTCAGTCAATCCAAATCCTATTACGGCCATTGCCTCTAAGATGAGTTATCATATATAAAGAACTGTTCCCTGAACAGTTCTTTTTTTGTCAATTTATTTAATTTGGTTTTTTCTTACTTTATAATAGAACATAGTGATTTTATTAAAGAGGGGCTTATTATGGGTTTTCTGAAAAAATTTCAATTTGTCGGGGGAAGGATTGCCAAAACAGGACTTGCCGTTTTTCTTACTGCCCTCGTATGTGAACTGTTGAACTGGCCGGCGACCTTTGCCGTCATAACCGCTATCGTCACCATTGAACCGACGGCTGCCAATTCAATCAAAAAAGCGTATGTCCGCTTTCCGGCATCGGCTATCGGTGCGTTATTTGCCGTGATCATCACTCATACGTTAGGGGACCATGCCCTTACCTATGCTCTGGTCGCGCTACTGACGATCATCACCTGCCATAAGCTTCATCTGGGTGCGGGTATCCTCGTCGCTACACTAACGGGAATCGCCATGATCCCCACAATCCATGATCACTACGTAGCGACGTTTTTCATTCGTCTGGGAACGACGACCATCGGACTGATTGTATCGACTTTGGTCAATCTGTGGATCCTTCCACCTAAGTACAGCAACACGATTTCAACCAATATTCATAATCTCTATTTCAAAACAGGGAATCTGTTGGAAAGAAGGGGCTCTGAGGTACTCCAGAATCATTCTCTGCACCGAGAGACGAAATTGATATTCAATGATATTTTAAGAGAGATTGATTTGACGGATACTCTTTGCGAATACCAGAAAGAAGAATGGAAGCTCCACCGCTCCAACCGACAGGAAATGCGCTGCTTCCATTATGAGTATAAGAAACTGAACATCTTGAGACAGATCCTTTTTCATATCGGTAACATCATCTATCTACCCGTCCACTACTCTTTCAGCGAAGAAGAAAAAGAACGGATCATGGATGCGACATTAAGTTTAAAAGGAATCATGCACCACCCTTCATTTCAAATTCCAGACCAGCATTTTACCCTTATGAAGAATTTATTGGAGGAATTCTGGGAGGATCAGGAGGGGCTTCATATGAAACCATTTCAATCCATGAAGCATCACTTCTCCTGCGAAACCATCATGCTTTATGAACTGTTATCCATTCATGATCTTATTGAAGAGCTGAGTGAGATCCATCTCCTTGAGGCACAGCATCGTAACGTATTGGAAAAAGCACTGTACCCGGAATGATGATTTAGTCCTTTTACAAAAACGAAAAAATCCGAACGAATTCGATATTCACTAAAGAATGTCGAGTGATCGTTCGGATTTCTTTAGTCTGAAACGCATTTGTCTCAAACCTTATTTCAAGGCGTTATTCGCCAACATTGAAATGACCATATCATCCATTGGAGGGTTATGGAGCCCTGCCCTCACATCACGATAATAGCGCTGCATGGAATTGGTCCGGAAGAGGCTCCTCGCTCCCACGATCCTCATGGCAGTGTCCACGATATGAAAGGCGCTGTTTGTGACAATGTGCTTGACAGAAGAAAGTTCTGCAGCCATATCCCCCCGTTTTGCAGGCTCCCTTACCCACTTATCTGCCACGGAATACAGGATCTGCCTGGCTTTAAACAACTCTAATTCAATTTCACCGATTTTCCGCTGGACCTCGGGAACATCCTTGATCGGACCGGGCAGACTGTTCGGGGAGTAGTCTTTGGCAAACTGGATGGCATCATTACGCGCTGCCATCGCCACCCCTATATAACAGGCAGGGATATGTAGCAGCCATGCTTTGGGAAGATCACTCTTCCCTTGATCGCTGTCCCGCTCCACGAGGGAAGAAGACGGTAACTGGACGTCTTTAAGAACGAGGTCATCACTCCCTGTTCCCTTCATGGAAATCGTATCCCACGTCTCCTCAATGCTCACACCTTCCAAGTCATGATCCACAAGGAAGAAGCCTTTCTCCTCCGTATCACCGATCACAGCCGATACTAAGGAATAATCCAGCACCCTCGCCATTGAAGTAAAGGATTTCCGGCCTGTTATTCTCCATCCCTTTTCGGTTTTGATCGCCTTGGTCTGAGGCAGTCCCCCACGTGTCGGACTGCCCGTTGCCGGTTCTGTGGCCGCACGGTTCACGAGAGCTTTGTTTGATACAATCTTCTCACACAGATCCTTGAAGACCTCTTCCTCCCACACACGGGTCTCTGTAAGCTCCATCAATCCCCCCAAATGCCAGCCAATGGACAATGCCGTTGCGGCATCCCCTGTAGCCAGTCTCTCCTGGATCATGACAAGCTCATATAAATTGATCTCTTCTCCC
The DNA window shown above is from Rossellomorea vietnamensis and carries:
- a CDS encoding ferritin-like domain-containing protein; the protein is MDEAKLHELIDGLNEDLANEYAAVILYTNYAAVVSGLYRQILKPFFEEEIPDEQGHALYLAEKIKTLGGQPTTTPAAVKQTDNVKEMLEEGRKAEADTIERYKKRKEQAEELGLVELSIKLDDMIADETHHLEEFDRLLKDPSFN
- a CDS encoding ATP-dependent DNA helicase, translated to MKKIMKVSIRELVEFVYKEGSIDLRFQARSSAVNGTRLHQKLQKQYKEGDEKEVFLKGEKAAGGLVYHLEGRCDGIHYDDSEVTVEEIKSTAKKLELIEEGSRVHWAQGECYAYLLAKEKQLSHVGVQLTYIEVESERTKSFKQIYSIGELERIVNETLVAYTPFANVILTNEENKMKSVTDLIFPYPSYRKGQKKLAGAVYKTVSESKSLYANAPTGTGKTISTLFPAIKAMEEGNSRWFYVTAKTITRTVAEEALLLLEKEGLAHRTVTITAKDKICFKEETICQKEYCEFANGYYDRINGALIDILTQETIITRPILESYARKHKVCPFEYSIDLSYLVDGVICDYNYIFDPRVSLKRMSDESKKKTNLLIDEAHNLVGRGREMYSASLKKSAFLQIKKMYPDHDGLRQGITAVNKQLLRLKKEDGADTRAELDDQLVESVVSFIEIAEQCLGETGREWSDEFMQLYFDSISFVRISNLYSEEHRFLIERSSRELEVKLYCIDPSKLIKQVTRPYQSSVFFSATLHPFSYYFQQLGGSEEDYRFLIPSPFEHNQWKVGIHPISTRFRDRERTLPIITRSIEETFNGYKGNYLVFFSSYSYMQEAYDRLNKESLDAVVLIQEPNMREGEREEFLGEFRSDREQPVIGLAVLGGIFSEGIDLKGDRLKGVIVVGVGLPQPSVEQEIIRDYFNGMGMNGYDYAYVYPGLNKVFQSGGRLIRSEEDRGVLKLIDDRYLTPKYQALLLDEWKGYRIVT
- a CDS encoding YczE/YyaS/YitT family protein, whose protein sequence is MKARFIFYCIGLLSLSLGVSLIIKGDLGAAPWDALAVGESTLLHLSIGTCIFMNGCILILINALLLKEGIQWLAALSIFVIGMMVDYWITSGLKTIEPIGFVQQLSFVLIGILLLGIGISIYLQAKLPSSPMDTFMVAIHHRFGLNLRNSRLLNEAIAITLAMVFHGAVGIGTVIVACTLGFIIHIFYPIMERMYGKWS
- a CDS encoding ATP-binding protein, with the translated sequence MQTSLLENHRLGKSPVFIGVLHGIAAFMCLIFAFESFGLYWDFRYIPLVLSMLYGGRKAGGIVFMFILAARIIHGGDAILFGFISAFLAGVLPFLISNRFWSFPPRKRVTFAVLLGFWPALVMLGILLSFAFLSGVPVSGNREMGIYVLIFGGIQVLGVGLAAQLNEWMIEKKIMREEIMKSEKLNTLGELAASIAHEVRNPLTVVKGFLQLMKKQVKGDHEEYLKIVLSELGRAEDIINDYLNFAKPELEKVEKINVKEVLSDVTVLLNAYALKEGVYLEADLKEDGYLLTDRNKLKQAFVNIIKNAIEATPPQGSVTIHLEVTHTQVIITITDTGKGMTKEQIARIGTLFFTTKDQGTGLGTSVSMRIIAAMGGHVHYSSIVNRGTVATISLPLNQSAKFDSNLENAYMNNQNA
- a CDS encoding glycerophosphodiester phosphodiesterase, which encodes MKNTHVPQTPKKQRIVIEMMIAFFVLFSIIVYWLPVEKGTPPPFLQKENERPLVIAHQGGKHLAPGNTIEAFQNAVDLGADVIETDIHITKDGHLVTIHDPTVDATTDGRGYVKDYTLKELQRLDAAYYFQDLKGEYSFRGKHIYVPTLEEVFQRFPDMRINIEVKDDNPEERIEEMVQKLIKLIEEYDMEDKVLIASFDQDIINLVETYSKGMVATQGGKQEAKKFVILHKLFMRNLYKTSVDAFQLPLQEGNLDLTQPILISGAHRIGLQVHYWTVNDRETMERLINLGADGIITDRPDLLLNILGER
- a CDS encoding cyclic-phosphate processing receiver domain-containing protein — protein: MTVNVFLDDYRHCPQGYILAKDIDECIDLLLNFSIAHLSLDHDLESKTRNGLMLVHYMVEKQLFAERITIHSANSGAGKRMFKYLKEAQNERKMPQSIQILLRPLPLR
- a CDS encoding aromatic acid exporter family protein, giving the protein MGFLKKFQFVGGRIAKTGLAVFLTALVCELLNWPATFAVITAIVTIEPTAANSIKKAYVRFPASAIGALFAVIITHTLGDHALTYALVALLTIITCHKLHLGAGILVATLTGIAMIPTIHDHYVATFFIRLGTTTIGLIVSTLVNLWILPPKYSNTISTNIHNLYFKTGNLLERRGSEVLQNHSLHRETKLIFNDILREIDLTDTLCEYQKEEWKLHRSNRQEMRCFHYEYKKLNILRQILFHIGNIIYLPVHYSFSEEEKERIMDATLSLKGIMHHPSFQIPDQHFTLMKNLLEEFWEDQEGLHMKPFQSMKHHFSCETIMLYELLSIHDLIEELSEIHLLEAQHRNVLEKALYPE
- a CDS encoding acyl-CoA dehydrogenase family protein; its protein translation is MDVYQSFIQNERQRKLVDLAGELADAFSERGEKYDREDAFPYENFDDLKKSGYGTLSLPKEYGGEEINLYELVMIQERLATGDAATALSIGWHLGGLMELTETRVWEEEVFKDLCEKIVSNKALVNRAATEPATGSPTRGGLPQTKAIKTEKGWRITGRKSFTSMARVLDYSLVSAVIGDTEEKGFFLVDHDLEGVSIEETWDTISMKGTGSDDLVLKDVQLPSSSLVERDSDQGKSDLPKAWLLHIPACYIGVAMAARNDAIQFAKDYSPNSLPGPIKDVPEVQRKIGEIELELFKARQILYSVADKWVREPAKRGDMAAELSSVKHIVTNSAFHIVDTAMRIVGARSLFRTNSMQRYYRDVRAGLHNPPMDDMVISMLANNALK